Proteins encoded by one window of Lates calcarifer isolate ASB-BC8 linkage group LG5, TLL_Latcal_v3, whole genome shotgun sequence:
- the si:ch211-69b7.6 gene encoding neuroblast differentiation-associated protein AHNAK (The sequence of the model RefSeq protein was modified relative to this genomic sequence to represent the inferred CDS: added 51 bases not found in genome assembly) produces the protein MMLQDSYSKLYNARIKRFMRGDVPGAEEGYENGEPTVAGSSKVSLKHDMGLPRLGVDFGLLKTKSLSRDLNADSESEDVPFSAGDGSNLNLPPLGLGLGGAALSGAQVPRLKVDARNTQLDSPDFRLSGTQPEGPNANATAGIQAPNTDLTMPNLERPHIGLEGKAPEIGGSDVSTPEMGINLNGGNISGPSFNTGVPKVGIEGTNRDFKMPKFKVPDLGLSGPSFSGPEGEIETPDVRIPDVNLKYSKKLKKPDLNVDNLSGYVESPKLRLSGRSPDLDLEMPGVNASQLDLNGPHIDMPSGGVKMSLNKPKIDFKSPDLDVDAPKGKLTMPKFGFSGKHDADIKTPDLSLKTPKIKGGIHASDTSLPKVDLKGPNLAIGTPSANIKGPSGKYTPPKFTMPKFDLPNIKVPDFNEDFQGPDVQLAAPGLRAGIGDPNIDLNVPSADWDITSPSGKLKMPGFGLSGPKVKGPEYELKTPDMDVSVPKFKGGISLPNVDLKDPKLDLSTPDVDVDMPSGKFDIDAPSGKLKMPKFKLFGTLPKNKDVDINAGMKTPELSLKSPKIKGIDAPDVSVPNMDLKAPNLDLHAPDVNIGSPKGKLTMPKLKMPNLDLSGPKGANINVDASLNRPDLPSGGFDVDLSKPEFDIDAPSLDLKGPRSKLKMPDADIGSPSGKLKMPGFTMPDFDLSGPKMKGLDGELKTPDFDVNAPDMHVNAPSGKLKMPKFNLSGTLPKGPNMDLNADLKSPDLSLKAPKIKGGIDGPDLDLPDMDLKTPKLDVNTPDLNIGSPNAKLNMPKFKMPKFGFPGLKGPEFKGDLDGPDFDINAPNVNLKGPKADLEMPDVDIAGPSRKFKKPNFNMPDFGLSGPKLDGPNLDLKSPNLDISGPDLSGGINAPDINMPKVDLKSPKLDLNAPNVNLDMPSGKLKMPELHAPDWDVKAPSGKLKMPKFNLSGTLPKGPNMDLNADLKSPDFNLKGPKIKGGVDGPDLDLPDMDLKTPKLDVNTPDLNIGSPKAKFKMPKLKMPKFSLPSLKGPEIDGNLDGPDFDINAPNVNLKGPKADLDVDIAGPSGKFKKPNFNMPDFGLSAPKIDGPNLDLKSPNLDISGPDLSGGINAPDINMPKVDLRSPKLDLNAPNVNLDMPSGKLKMPELHAPDWDVKAPSGKLKMPKFNLSGTLPKGPNMDLNADLKSPDFNLKGPKIKGGVDGPDLDLPDMDLKAPKLDVNTPDLNIGSPKAKFKMPKLKMPKFSLPSLKGPEIDGNLDGPDFDINAPNVNLKGPKADLDVDIAGPSGKFKKPNFNMPDFGLSAPKIDGPNLDLKSPNLDISGPDLSGGINAPDINMPKVDLRSPKLDLNAPNVNLDMPSGKLKMPELHAPDWDVKAPSGKLKMPKFNLSGTLPKGPNMDLNADLKSPDFNLKGPKIKGGVDGPDLDLPDMDLKTPKLDVNTPDLNIGSPKAKFKMPKLKMPKFSLPSLKGPEIDGNLDGPDFDINAPNVNLKGPKADLDVDIAGPSGKFKKPNFNMPDFGLSAPKIDGPNLDLKSPNLDISGPDLSGGINAPDINMPKVDLKSPKLDLNAPNVNLDMPSGKLKMPELHAPDWDVKAPSGKLKMPKFNLSGTLPKGPNMDLNADLKSPDFNLKGPKIKGGIDAPDLDLPNMDLKAPKLDVNTPNVNIGSPKAKFRMPKLKMPQVNLPSLRGPDIDGNLDGPDIDINAPNINLKGSRPGFEVPDVDFGSPSGKMKKPHLKIPDVGFSGPKLDGPDFDLKSPHLNAKLPKGPNLNINSNLKTPDLSLKAPKVRGGINAPNLDLPNVDLKAPKLDLNTPDVDIGLPDAKLKKPKIKMPKGPNFDINGDLQGPDLNIPNVDINGPKGKLKMPSLNTPDLSLSGPKAKIPDMNLSAPKLKGPGISAPDVNLPDASFKGPKLDLNAKQPDLGINANMGRPDMNFTAPQVKGGIRGPDFDMNVPSGNIQGPQTDLDVDRKFKLPSFKLPQFGSPDLNGAGSDIDFGASLRPSNLDFSPPNAKMNVKPPELRGNITGPKVSAPNMDLNMPKVAMRSPQMHLKSPDLNIDDPSLNFRGPSYKNRKSDMTGMNMKMPGLDLDGDVTLRHTDGKSDRGKVRSSYPVVDGGFGHHADFNRLDLNIDDFTGKDHVLRARGSKPGFQASHNHGQVIAPSGVNTDMRDPRHTRRVPAGDLYSKHLRTVQPVPNPRAMQPVPTPRLTHSSQ, from the exons ATG ATGCTGCAGGATTCCTACAGCAAACTCTACAATGCCAGAATCAAGAGATTTATGAGGGGTGATGTGCCTGGTGCTGAGGAGGGCTATGAGAACGGCGAGCCAACGGTAGCAGGCTCATCCAAGGTCAGCCTAAAACATGACATGGGGTTGCCTCGCCTCGGAGTTGACTTTGGACTTCTGAAAACCAAGAGTCTGAGCAGAGATCTTAATGCTGATTCAGAATCCGAGGATGTACCATTTTCAGCTGGAGACGGCAGCAATCTGAACCTTCCACCATTGGGTCTAGGCTTGGGTGGGGCAGCTCTAAGCGGAGCTCAGGTACCAAGACTGAAAGTTGATGCTAGAAATACACAGCTTGATTCTCCAGACTTCAGACTGTCCGGAACACAACCAGAAGGTCCAAATGCAAATGCTACAGCTGGTATACAAGCACCAAACACTGACTTGACAATGCCAAATCTTGAAAGACCTCATATTGGACTGGAAGGCAAAGCTCCAGAAATAGGAGGCTCAGATGTTAGCACCCCTGAAATGGGGATAAACCTTAATGGGGGAAATATCTCTGGTCCATCCTTTAACACTGGTGTTCCCAAAGTGGGCATTGAAGGAACAAACAGAGACTTCAAAATGCCAAAATTCAAAGTGCCTGACCTAGGTCTGTCTGGACCTTCTTTTAGTGGTCCAGAAGGTGAGATCGAGACACCAGATGTAAGAATCCCAGATGTCAATCTCAAGTATTCCAAGAAACTGAAAAAGCCAGATCTAAATGTGGACAATCTTTCTGGTTACGTAGAATCACCCAAGCTTAGGCTGTCTGGGAGATCCCCTGACTTAGACCTAGAAATGCCAGGTGTGAATGCATCACAACTTGATCTAAATGGACCACATATTGACATGCCTTCAGGTGGAGTCAAAATGTCACTTAACAAACCAAAGATTGACTTTAAATCTCCAGATTTAGATGTGGATGCTCCAAAAGGTAAACTCACTATGCCCAAATTTGGGTTCTCAGGGAAACATGACGCAGATATCAAAACACCTGACCTAAGTCTCAAAACACCAAAGATAAAAGGTGGGATTCATGCATCCGATACAAGTCTACCCAAAGTGGACCTAAAAGGACCAAATTTAGCCATAGGGACTCCATCAGCTAACATTAAAGGGCCATCTGGAAAGTACACGCCTCCTAAGTTTACAATGCCCAAATTTGATTTACCAAACATTAAAGTTCCAGATTTTAATGAAGACTTTCAGGGGCCAGATGTACAGTTGGCTGCACCAGGTCTCAGAGCTGGAATTGGAGACCCAAATATTGACTTAAATGTACCTTCCGCTGACTGGGACATTACAAGCCCATCTGGAAAACTCAAAATGCCAGGCTTTGGGCTGTCTGGGCCTAAAGTTAAAGGCCCTGAATATGAGTTAAAAACTCCAGACATGGATGTATCTGTTCCCAAGTTTAAAGGGGGCATCAGTTTGCCTAACGTTGATCTCAAAGACCCAAAGCTAGACCTCAGTACCCCTGATGTGGATGTTGATATGCCTTCTGGTAAATTTGACATTGATGCTCCCTCTGGCAAGCTTAAAATGCCAAAATTTAAGCTCTTTGGCACATTGCCAAAGAATAAAGATGTGGATATCAATGCAGGGATGAAAACACCTGAATTATCTCTGAAATCCCCAAAAATAAAAGGTATAGATGCTCCTGATGTAAGTGTACCAAACATGGATCTCAAAGCACCAAATTTAGACCTCCATGCCCCAGATGTAAACATTGGATCACCAAAGGGGAAACTCACGATGCCAAAGCTAAAAATGCCCAACTTAGACCTGTCAGGTCCAAAGGGTGCAAACATTAACGTAGATGCATCTTTAAACAGACCAGACCTGCCATCAGGTGGGTTTGATGTAGATTTGTCTAAGCCAGAATTTGACATTGATGCACCTTCACTTGATCTGAAAGGCCCAAGATCAAAACTGAAAATGCCTGATGCCGATATTGGAAGTCCATCAGGAAAATTGAAGATGCCAGGTTTTACAATGCCAGATTTTGATTTGTCAGGGCCAAAGATGAAAGGGCTTGATGGTGAGCTAAAGACTCCAGATTTTGATGTGAATGCCCCTGATATGCATGTTAATGCTCCCTCAGGCAAATTGAAAATGCCTAAATTTAATCTTTCAGGCACATTGCCAAAAGGACCAAATATGGACCTAAATGCAGATCTAAAATCACCGGATTTGAGCCTCAAAGCTCCAAAGATAAAGGGTGGAATCGATGGCCCTGACTTGGACTTACCAGACATGGACCTTAAAACTCCCAAGTTAGATGTAAACACTCCAGATCTCAACATTGGCTCACCCAACGCAAAATTAAATATGCCCAAATTTAAGATGCCCAAATTTGGTTTTCCGGGCCTAAAAGGACCTGAGTTTAAGGGCGATTTAGATGGCCCAGATTTTGATATAAATGCACCCAATGTCAATCTCAAAGGTCCTAAAGCTGATTTAGAAATGCCAGATGTCGATATTGCTGGTCCCTCTCGAAAATTCAAAAAGCCAAACTTCAACATGCCTGATTTTGGGCTGTCAGGTCCAAAGTTAGATGGCCCAAACTTGGACCTCAAATCACCTAACCTAGATATCTCTGGTCCTGACCTCAGTGGTGGTATAAATGCACCAGACATAAACATGCCAAAGGTTGATCTCAAAAGTCCCAAACTGGACCTCAATGCCCCAAATGTCAACTTAGACATGCCATCTGGTAAACTGAAAATGCCAGAGCTTCATGCTCCAGACTGGGATGTTAAGGCTCCCTCAGGCAAATTGAAAATGCCTAAATTTAATCTTTCAGGCACATTGCCAAAAGGACCAAATATGGACCTAAACGCGGATCTTAAGTCACCAGATTTTAATCTGAAAGGTCCAAAGATAAAGGGTGGAGTTGATGGCCCTGACTTGGACTTACCAGACATGGACCTTAAAACTCCCAAGTTAGATGTAAACACTCCAGATCTGAACATTGGTTCACCCAAAGCAAAATTTAAAATGCCCAAATTGAAAATGCCTAAATTTAGCCTTCCAAGCCTAAAAGGACCTGAAATTGATGGAAACTTAGATGGCCCAGATTTTGATATAAATGCACCTAATGTCAATCTCAAAGGTCCCAAAGCGGACTTAGATGTTGATATTGCTGGTCCATCTGGAAAATTTAAAAAGCCAAACTTCAACATGCCTGATTTCGGGCTTTCTGCTCCAAAGATAGATGGCCCAAATTTGGACCTCAAATCACCTAACCTAGATATTTCTGGTCCTGACCTCAGTGGTGGAATAAATGCACCAGACATAAACATGCCAAAGGTTGATCTCAGAAGCCCAAAACTGGACCTCAATGCCCCAAATGTCAACTTAGACATGCCATCTGGTAAACTGAAAATGCCAGAGCTTCATGCTCCAGACTGGGATGTTAAGGCTCCCTCAGGCAAATTGAAAATGCCTAAATTTAATCTTTCAGGCACATTGCCAAAAGGACCAAATATGGACCTAAACGCGGATCTTAAGTCACCAGATTTTAATCTGAAAGGTCCAAAGATAAAGGGTGGAGTTGATGGCCCTGACTTGGACTTACCAGACATGGACCTAAAAGCTCCAAAGTTAGATGTAAACACTCCAGATCTGAACATTGGTTCACCCAAAGCAAAATTTAAAATGCCCAAATTGAAAATGCCTAAATTTAGCCTTCCAAGCCTAAAAGGACCTGAAATTGATGGAAACTTAGATGGCCCAGATTTTGATATAAATGCACCTAATGTCAATCTCAAAGGTCCCAAAGCGGACTTAGATGTTGATATTGCTGGTCCATCTGGAAAATTTAAAAAGCCAAACTTCAACATGCCTGATTTCGGGCTTTCTGCTCCAAAGATAGATGGCCCAAATTTGGACCTCAAATCACCTAACCTAGATATTTCTGGTCCTGACCTCAGTGGTGGAATAAATGCACCAGACATAAACATGCCAAAGGTTGATCTCAGAAGCCCAAAACTGGACCTCAATGCCCCAAATGTCAACTTAGACATGCCATCTGGTAAACTGAAAATGCCAGAGCTTCATGCTCCAGACTGGGATGTTAAGGCTCCCTCAGGCAAATTGAAAATGCCTAAATTTAATCTTTCAGGCACATTGCCAAAAGGACCAAATATGGACCTAAACGCAGATCTTAAGTCACCAGATTTTAATCTGAAAGGTCCAAAGATAAAGGGTGGAGTTGATGGCCCTGACTTGGACTTACCAGACATGGACCTTAAAACTCCCAAGTTAGATGTTAACACTCCAGATCTGAACATTGGTTCACCCAAAGCAAAATTTAAAATGCCCAAATTGAAAATGCCTAAATTCAGCCTCCCAAGCCTAAAAGGACCTGAAATTGATGGAAACTTAGATGGCCCGGATTTTGATATAAATGCACCTAATGTCAATCTCAAAGGTCCCAAAGCGGACTTAGATGTTGATATTGCTGGTCCATCTGGAAAATTCAAAAAGCCAAACTTCAACATGCCTGATTTCGGGCTTTCTGCTCCAAAGATAGATGGCCCAAACTTGGACCTCAAATCACCTAACCTAGATATTTCTGGTCCTGACCTCAGTGGTGGAATAAATGCACCAGACATAAACATGCCCAAGGTTGATCTCAAAAGCCCCAAGCTGGACCTCAATGCCCCAAATGTCAATTTAGACATGCCATCTGGTAAACTGAAAATGCCAGAGCTTCATGCTCCGGACTGGGATGTTAAAGCTCCTTCAGGCAAATTGAAAATGCCTAAATTTAATCTTTCAGGCACATTGCCAAAAGGACCAAATATGGACCTAAACGCAGATCTTAAGTCACCAGATTTTAATCTGAAAGGTCCAAAGATAAAGGGTGGAATTGATGCCCCTGACTTGGACTTACCAAACATGGACCTTAAAGCTCCAAAGTTAGATGTTAACACTCCAAATGTCAACATTGGCTCACCCAAAGCAAAATTTAGAATGCCCAAATTGAAAATGCCTCAAGTCAATCTACCAAGCCTAAGAGGTCCTGACATTGATGGCAATTTAGATGGCCCAGACATTGACATCAATGCCCCCAACATCAACCTCAAAGGGTCCAGACCTGGCTTTGAAGTGCCAGATGTTGATTTTGGCAGCCCAtctggaaaaatgaaaaagccaCATTTGAAAATACCTGATGTAGGATTCTCAGGTCCAAAGTTAGATGGCCCAGATTTTGACTTGAAGTCACCACATCTTAATGCCAAGCTACCGAAAGGGCCAAATTTGAACATAAACTCAAACCTAAAAACTCCAGATTTGAGTCTCAAAGCTCCAAAGGTTAGAGGTGGAATCAATGCCCCAAACTTGGACTTGCCAAATGTGGATCTTAAAGCTCCAAAGTTAGATCTGAACACTCCAGATGTCGACATTGGTTTGCCTGATGCAAAGCTCAAAAAGCCCAAAATCAAAATGCCAAAAGGGCCCAACTTTGATATAAATGGAGATCTACAGGGACCTGACCTAAATATTCCCAATGTGGATATTAATGGCCCtaaaggaaaattaaaaatgccAAGTTTAAACACACCAGACCTCAGTCTCTCTGGACCTAAGGCAAAAATACCAGACATGAATCTCTCAGCACCCAAACTGAAAGGCCCTGGTATAAGTGCACCAGATGTAAATTTGCCTGATGCCAGTTTCAAAGGTCCCAAGCTAGACCTCAATGCCAAACAGCCTGATCTAGGAATAAATGCTAACATGGGCCGACCTGACATGAACTTTACTGCACCTCAAGTCAAAGGAGGAATAAGAGGTCCAGACTTTGACATGAATGTCCCATCTGGAAACATCCAGGGTCCTCAGACTGATCTTGATGTTGACAGAAAATTCAAACTCCCGTCTTTTAAGCTGCCTCAGTTTGGAAGCCCAGATCTGAATGGGGCAGGGTCAGATATTGACTTTGGTGCATCTTTGAGACCATCAAATTTGGATTTTTCTCCTccaaatgcaaaaatgaatgtaaaaccACCAGAGTTGAGGGGGAATATAACAGGTCCAAAGGTTAGTGCGCCGAATATGGACCTCAACATGCCTAAAGTGGCAATGCGGAGTCCGCAGATGCATCTCAAATCTCCAGATCTTAACATTGATGATCCTTCACTAAATTTCAGAGGACCTTCTTATAAGAATCGCAAATCAGACATGACAGGTATGAACATGAAAATGCCTGGTCTGGACTTAGATGGAGATGTCACACTTCGTCACACTGATGGAAAGTCAGATAGGGGCAAAGTAAGGTCCAGCTACCCGGTGGTGGATGGTGGTTTTGGCCACCATGCTGATTTCAACCGTTTAGATCTCAACATTGATGATTTCACAGGAAAAGATCATGTGCTCAGAGCCAGAGGTTCAAAACCAGGCTTCCAGGCATCTCATAACCATGGACAGGTGATAGCCCCGTCAGGTGTTAATACTGACATGAGGGACCCCAGACACACCAGAAGAGTCCCAGCTGGTGATTTATATTCAAAGCACCTGAGAACAGTGCAGCCTGTACCTAATC
- the mrpl4 gene encoding LOW QUALITY PROTEIN: 39S ribosomal protein L4, mitochondrial (The sequence of the model RefSeq protein was modified relative to this genomic sequence to represent the inferred CDS: deleted 2 bases in 2 codons) — protein sequence MLRFSLVVCGRGVAKRFSSSFSSQSALPPNLLLPTNLVDPSRLKRPPPPADCSLPLLRKCDACVPAHLSPVQTWVETLEKTDSEPLGLAQLHPDVFAVPPRLDILYDVERWQRNYKRISHASTKVRSEVRGGGRKPWRQKGSGRARHGSIRSPIWRGGGVSHGPRGPTSYYYMLPMKVRVQGLKVALSSKMAQDYLHIVDSLNIPTPDSQYLLDLIRHRHWGESVLIVDVCEEFPENILEATADLKTVNIIPAIGLNVHSMLKHEAVVLTLETVKFLEDKLLWHDERYTPLHSFKLPYSDFP from the exons ATGCTTCGTTTCTCTCTGGTCGTTTGTGGCAGAGGAGTCGCTAAACGG tttTCCTCGTCGTTCTCCAGTCAGAGCGCTCTGCCTCCAAATTTACTGCTGCCCACCAACCTCGTGGATCCCTCCAGATTAA agcgtcctcctcctcctgcagactGCTCCCTGCCTCTCCTCAGGAAGTGTGATGCCTGT GTTCCTGCTCACCTGAGCCCCGTCCAGACGTGGGTGGAGACTCTGGAGAAGACGGACAGCGAGCCACTGGGTTTGGCTCAGCTCCACCCCGACGTCTTTGCAGTGCCTCCGAG gcTCGATATCCTCTATGACGTTGAAAGATGGCAGAGAAATTACAAACGAATC AGCCACGCCAGCACAAAggtcaggtcagaggtcagaggtggaGGCAGGAAACCATGGCGACAGAAGGGAAGTGGAAGAGCTCGTCATGGAAGCATCCGATCACCG ATATGGAGAGGAg gtGGGGTGTCTCATGGACCCAGAGGGCCGACCAGTTACTACTACATGTTACCCATGAAAGTTCGAGTGCAGGGACTCAAAGTGGCGCTGAGCTCCAAGATGGCTCAG GACTACCTTCACATTGTGGACTCCCTTAACATCCCCACACCGGACTCTCAGTACCTCCTGGACCtcatcagacacagacactggGGAGAGTCTGTGTTAATAGTTGATGT ATGTGAGGAGTTTCCTGAAAACATTCTTGAGGCCACAGCGGATTTAAAGACGGTGAACATCATCCCAGCCATTG gTCTGAATGTCCACAGCATGCTGAAACATGAAGCTGTCGTTCTCACTCTGGAAACAGTTAAGTTTTTGGAAGACAAACTTCTCTGGCATGATGAGCGTTACACACCTCTGCACTCGTTTAAACTGCCCTACTCCGACTTCCCTTAG
- the hyls1 gene encoding centriolar and ciliogenesis-associated protein HYLS1 produces MDNLDFSEEEIREQLAILGYKNIPRHRLREFKRDLDELIRHGEWKTLASSTEMNATKTLPAASRQSPPAYTKEKVSRSCFRGSGEGFFLHAANADHERQVLTTCQNTGYGWQQGRCDSYAQHSVAPKLQLPPGAPTRLQVESDPEDTLHPPLTDSYTSSPDTQGRRFIKRKVLRKHKGQSLVCDESIYSEDSDAASCLEERLAELRLSTSAQCDDLETENDDETSQTDDTHSSDADGISLSAFESYIRGMTRTRSDGDLRPKPKSFIRPVMRQHTVKKSDPVAKYFQYKQLWEMFKLPGEKDRRALRWEIKERLAYQPPPPKPRRVYVPNTYTVPTEKKRSALRWEIRNDLANGLLPHNYNYRF; encoded by the exons atgGACAACCTGGATTTCTCAGAGGAGGAAATTCGAGAACAGCTGGCGATCCTCGGCTACAAAAACATACCAAGACACAGGCTGCGTGAATTCAAGCGAG ATCTTGATGAACTGATTCGACATGGAGAATGGAAAACCCTTGCGTCATCCACCGAGATGAACGCCACCAAAACTCTTCCAGCCGCATCTCGGCAGAGTCCTCCTGCTTACACCAAAGAAAAAG ttaGTCGTTCCTGTTTCAGAGGCTCTGGTGAGGGATTTTTCTTACATGCAGCCAACGCAGACCACGAGAGACAG GTGCTCACCACCTGTCAGAACACAGGCTATGGATGGCAGCAGGGACGCTGCGACTCGTACGCTCAACACTCGGTGGCTCCAAAGCTCCAGCTGCCTCCAGGGGCTCCCACCAGGCTGCAGGTGGAGTCCGACCCAGAGGACACCCTCCACCCGCCGCTCACAGACAGCTACACATCCTCTCCGGACACCCAGGGGAGACGTTTCATCAAGAGAAAAGTCCTCag GAAACATAAAGGACAGTCTCTTGTCTGTGATGAATCAATCTACAGTGAAGATTCAG atgcAGCGAGCTGTCTGGAGGAGCGACTGGCCGAGCTTCGTCTGTCCACGTCCGCTCAGTGCGACGACTTGGAGACAGAGAACGACGACGAAACCAGTCAGACTGACGACACGCACAGCTCCGACGCCGACGGGATCTCTCTGAGTGCTTTTGAATCCTACATCAGAGGCATG ACTCGGACTCGAAGTGACGGAGACCTCAGGCCCAAACCCAAATCCT TTATCAGACCGGTGATGAGGCAGCACACCGTGAAGAAGTCTGACCCAGTGGCCAA GTATTTCCAGTACAAGCAGCTCTGGGAAATGTTCAAACTTCCAGGAGAGAAGGACAGGAGAGCGCTGCGCTGGGAGATAAAG gaacGTCTTGCATACCAGCCTCCACCG CCTAAACCTCGGAGAGTTTACGTACCGAATACCTACACTGTGCCAACAGAGAAGAAACGCTCGGCGCTACGCTGGGAGATCAGGAACGATTTAGCAAATGGCCTCCTTCCTCACAACTACAACTATCGATTTTAA